A genome region from Carassius gibelio isolate Cgi1373 ecotype wild population from Czech Republic chromosome A23, carGib1.2-hapl.c, whole genome shotgun sequence includes the following:
- the LOC127944160 gene encoding prepro-urotensin II-gamma-like has product MICNLLLSCSVLLISCSHLLAHPVTDTADMTYSGPDSMEEAGRVSPDDFFASDLNEHLHRVAVSGYSQLLNQENIKVPGQIPREALRELLLEKPYRLIPPSGLWGIRRQFRKRGGGADCFWKYCV; this is encoded by the exons ATGATCTGTAACCTGCTTCTGTCCTGCTCTGTCCTCCTGATCTCCTGCAGTCATCTGTTAGCACATCCTGTTACAGACACAGCTGACATGACTTACAGCGGCCCTG ATTCAATGGAAGAGGCCGGAAGGGTCAGTCCAGATGATTTCTTTGCCTCTGATCTCAATGAACATCTGCACAGGGTGGCAGTCTCGGGATATTCCCAACTGCTCAACCAAGAGA ATATCAAAGTGCCTGGACAGATTCCTAGAGAGGCTCTTAGAGAG TTACTGTTAGAAAAACCATATCGCCTCATTCCTCCCAGTGGTCTGTGGGGCATCAGGAGACAGTTCAGAAAGAGAGGTGGCGGTGCGGATTGCTTCTGGAAATACTGTGTTTGA